The proteins below are encoded in one region of Shewanella putrefaciens:
- a CDS encoding TetR/AcrR family transcriptional regulator — MRNAEFNREQVLRGAMTAFMHKGYTKTSMQDLTQATGLHPGSIYCAFTNKRGLLIAAIEQYQLDRNTQFSLLFTDSANVLANLKRYLDNLVVECLSCDSAQACLLTKALNEIAEQDDEIQKIINNNLQIWQDALTQQFDLAATQGLLEGERNSTQRAQYLMMGIYGLRTFAHTHPQAQILQQLADKLFIEVCR; from the coding sequence ATGCGCAATGCAGAGTTCAACCGAGAACAAGTTCTTCGCGGTGCTATGACCGCCTTCATGCACAAGGGTTACACTAAAACCAGCATGCAAGATCTCACCCAAGCCACGGGATTACACCCCGGCTCGATCTACTGCGCCTTCACCAATAAACGCGGGCTATTAATTGCAGCAATCGAACAATACCAACTCGATAGAAACACGCAGTTCAGCCTCCTCTTTACTGATAGTGCAAATGTCCTCGCAAACCTAAAGCGCTACTTAGATAATCTGGTCGTCGAATGCTTAAGTTGCGACAGCGCACAAGCTTGCTTGCTCACTAAAGCATTGAACGAAATTGCAGAGCAAGATGATGAAATACAAAAAATTATCAATAATAATTTACAGATATGGCAGGATGCACTGACGCAACAATTTGACTTGGCCGCCACCCAGGGGTTACTCGAAGGGGAACGCAATAGTACCCAAAGGGCTCAATACTTAATGATGGGAATATACGGCCTGAGAACCTTCGCCCATACCCATCCACAGGCGCAAATTTTACAGCAATTAGCGGATAAGCTCTTTATCGAAGTCTGTCGATAA
- a CDS encoding YebC/PmpR family DNA-binding transcriptional regulator — MGRAYQNRKESMAKTAGQKTRLYSRYGKEIYVVAKQGGVEPDGNLSLRRLIERAKKDQVPAHVIERAIEKAKGGGGEDYDTARYEGFGPGNCMVIVDCLTDNVKRTFTEVRQAFVKNDAKLGGPGTVGHMFDHSAVFVFPGDDEDAILEILMMADVDVSDVEVEDGMISVFAPHTEFFKVKTALTDAMPEINFEIENITFVPQTMTKVTGEDVAVFDKFIAALEDCDDVQNVYHNAEIEE, encoded by the coding sequence ATGGGCAGAGCATATCAAAATCGTAAAGAATCCATGGCGAAAACTGCAGGCCAGAAAACCCGCCTTTACTCGCGCTACGGTAAAGAAATTTACGTTGTCGCTAAGCAAGGTGGCGTAGAGCCTGATGGTAACTTATCACTACGTCGTTTAATTGAGCGCGCAAAGAAGGACCAAGTTCCAGCGCATGTGATTGAACGCGCTATTGAAAAAGCCAAGGGCGGCGGTGGTGAAGATTACGATACAGCCCGTTATGAAGGTTTTGGTCCAGGCAACTGCATGGTGATCGTCGACTGCTTAACCGATAACGTAAAACGTACCTTCACCGAAGTGCGTCAAGCCTTCGTGAAGAACGATGCCAAACTCGGTGGCCCAGGCACTGTTGGCCATATGTTTGATCATTCTGCCGTTTTTGTTTTCCCTGGCGATGATGAAGATGCCATTTTAGAAATCCTAATGATGGCCGATGTGGATGTGAGCGATGTCGAAGTTGAAGATGGCATGATCAGCGTCTTTGCCCCACACACTGAATTTTTCAAGGTCAAAACGGCACTGACCGATGCGATGCCAGAGATTAACTTTGAAATCGAAAACATCACCTTCGTCCCGCAAACTATGACTAAAGTGACCGGCGAAGATGTGGCCGTATTCGATAAGTTTATCGCCGCATTAGAAGATTGTGACGATGTGCAAAACGTCTACCACAATGCGGAAATTGAAGAGTAA
- a CDS encoding Lon protease family protein, producing MPTDHSSHTKPNQAIQLTSQQLYRKCELQELDPHCQSTAELTPLDDIVGQERAQQAVEFAMGIKEKGYNIYAIGQNGLGKRTMMLRYLNRHEPSEHNLHDWCYVVNFDDTRSPKVLKLTAGTGLEFKKAIEKLMLKLVKALPLAFDNEMYYARAEKLKSQLAQKQETALTELSEEAKQKGISLSLTLQGDYQMIALKGEDEPHDEASFNALSEAERSQFESNINGLEVKLRGIIRQNTEWEEEFSDTQQEHDEQVAKDVLIHFFKPLKDKYKHQPEVRAFLNGMQADILSNLDIFLEESEEQLALAYASLEKKMPRRYQVNVLVCQGSQQFPIVVEESPSYHSLFGYVENATFRGTVFTDFSLIRSGSLHKANGGVLLMDAVKVLERPYVWDGLKRALRSRKLDLSSLEREVSLSGTISLAPEPIPLDVKIILFGDYETYQLLQHYDPDFSELFRVTADFEDVMDRTHASEAHYARFISSIVHDNNMLHCERSAIARIIEYSSREAQDQQKLSLHSANIANLLRESNYCAKSAGSDHILLPHVEQALRNQEKRVSRLHDSIMESFINGTTLINTHDKVVGQINALSVISTSDHQFGMPNRITATTALGKGEVLDIEHRVKLGGRIHSKGVLILTAYLASVLGKTAQIPLTTYLTFEQSYSGVDGDSASMAECCAIISAISEQPIRQDIAITGSMNQFGEAQPIGGVNEKIEGFFDVCKIKGRSSSQGVIIPASNVANLMLRKDIVEAVEQGEFHIWAITHVTQAMELLLGKAADTRIETEAKSQGQYASESIFGIAQQQLNALRALAKTDK from the coding sequence ATGCCCACTGACCACTCTTCTCATACTAAGCCGAATCAAGCCATTCAATTAACCAGCCAGCAACTGTATCGCAAATGTGAGCTACAAGAATTAGATCCCCACTGCCAATCGACCGCCGAACTGACCCCACTCGATGATATCGTCGGCCAAGAACGCGCCCAGCAGGCGGTAGAATTTGCCATGGGTATAAAAGAAAAAGGTTATAACATTTACGCCATAGGCCAGAATGGATTAGGAAAACGCACTATGATGCTGCGCTATCTTAATCGTCACGAGCCGAGCGAGCACAATCTGCATGATTGGTGCTATGTGGTCAACTTCGACGATACCCGCAGCCCTAAGGTCCTTAAACTGACGGCGGGAACTGGGCTCGAATTTAAAAAAGCCATCGAAAAGCTCATGCTCAAGTTAGTCAAAGCACTCCCCTTAGCCTTTGATAATGAAATGTATTATGCGCGAGCCGAAAAACTTAAAAGCCAACTTGCCCAAAAGCAAGAAACCGCACTGACCGAATTAAGCGAGGAAGCCAAGCAAAAAGGGATCAGCCTTAGCTTAACCCTGCAGGGCGATTATCAAATGATCGCACTTAAGGGCGAAGACGAGCCCCACGATGAAGCCTCCTTCAATGCCCTGAGTGAGGCCGAACGTAGTCAATTTGAGAGCAATATCAACGGACTTGAAGTCAAACTGCGTGGCATTATCCGCCAAAATACCGAATGGGAAGAAGAGTTTAGCGACACTCAGCAGGAGCACGATGAGCAAGTCGCTAAGGATGTACTTATCCACTTTTTCAAGCCATTGAAGGACAAATACAAACATCAGCCCGAAGTGAGAGCCTTTTTAAATGGTATGCAGGCGGATATTTTAAGCAATTTAGATATCTTTTTAGAGGAGAGTGAAGAACAACTCGCCCTCGCCTACGCCTCCCTCGAAAAGAAAATGCCCCGCCGTTACCAAGTGAATGTGTTGGTTTGCCAAGGCTCACAACAATTCCCCATCGTCGTTGAAGAAAGCCCGAGCTACCACAGTCTGTTCGGTTATGTGGAAAACGCGACCTTTAGGGGCACAGTGTTCACCGACTTCTCGCTGATCCGCTCCGGTAGTCTACATAAAGCGAATGGCGGCGTCTTATTGATGGATGCGGTGAAAGTGCTTGAACGCCCCTATGTTTGGGATGGGTTAAAACGAGCCCTACGTTCCCGCAAATTAGATTTAAGCTCACTCGAGCGTGAGGTCTCACTCTCGGGTACGATTTCCCTCGCGCCAGAGCCCATCCCCTTAGACGTTAAAATCATCCTGTTTGGCGATTACGAAACCTATCAACTATTGCAGCATTATGATCCTGATTTTAGTGAACTGTTCCGTGTCACCGCCGACTTTGAGGATGTGATGGACAGAACCCATGCCTCTGAAGCCCACTATGCGCGTTTTATATCCAGCATAGTGCACGACAACAATATGCTGCACTGCGAGCGTAGCGCCATTGCGAGGATCATCGAATACAGTTCCCGCGAGGCGCAGGATCAGCAAAAACTCTCACTGCACTCCGCTAATATTGCGAATTTACTGCGCGAATCGAACTACTGCGCCAAGTCCGCTGGCAGCGATCACATTCTGCTGCCCCATGTAGAGCAAGCGCTTCGCAATCAAGAAAAAAGGGTCTCCCGCCTGCACGACAGCATAATGGAGAGCTTTATTAACGGCACGACCTTGATCAACACCCATGATAAAGTCGTTGGCCAAATCAATGCCTTATCCGTTATTTCAACCTCTGACCATCAATTTGGTATGCCTAATCGCATCACAGCGACCACCGCCTTGGGTAAAGGGGAAGTGCTAGATATTGAACATAGAGTCAAACTGGGCGGGCGGATCCATTCTAAGGGAGTGCTGATCTTAACCGCTTATTTAGCTTCGGTTTTAGGCAAAACGGCACAAATTCCCTTAACCACTTATCTCACCTTCGAGCAATCCTATAGCGGAGTTGATGGCGACAGCGCCTCTATGGCCGAATGCTGCGCCATTATCTCAGCCATCAGCGAGCAACCTATTAGGCAAGATATTGCGATCACAGGCTCGATGAATCAGTTCGGAGAGGCGCAGCCCATTGGCGGCGTCAATGAGAAAATTGAGGGCTTTTTCGACGTCTGTAAAATAAAGGGCCGCTCATCGAGCCAAGGCGTGATCATCCCCGCCTCAAATGTTGCCAACCTTATGTTACGTAAAGATATTGTCGAAGCGGTTGAACAAGGAGAGTTCCATATTTGGGCCATCACCCATGTCACCCAAGCCATGGAGCTATTACTTGGCAAGGCCGCTGATACGCGGATTGAGACAGAGGCTAAAAGCCAAGGGCAATATGCATCCGAGAGTATTTTCGGGATTGCCCAACAACAACTCAACGCCCTCAGAGCCCTCGCTAAAACCGATAAATAA
- a CDS encoding alkene reductase, protein MTTHATSNLFESYKLNDAITLNNRILMAPLTRCMADAELVPTEDMVAYYARRAEAGLIITEATIIRPDGQGYPNTPGIFTQAQIAGWRKVTDAVHAKGGKIFVQLWHTGRVAHPHFFGGGDVLAPSAQKIEGSVPRMRELTYVTPKPATLEDIQGLVRDYAKAAENAMEAGFDGVEIHGANGYLIDAFLHHDSNRRTDEYGGTPANMARFALEVVDAVIAQIGKDRTGLRLSPGAYFNMATDSRDRAVFDYLLPELEKRDIAFVHIGIFDDSMEFDYLGGRASSYVRAHYGKTLVGVGSYSAQSASEAIAADKFDLIAIGRPFIANPDYVARVRASEELVPYSDEMLATLV, encoded by the coding sequence ATGACCACGCACGCCACATCAAATCTATTTGAAAGCTATAAACTTAATGATGCTATTACCTTAAATAACCGTATTTTGATGGCGCCCTTAACCCGTTGTATGGCGGATGCCGAACTGGTGCCGACCGAAGATATGGTTGCCTATTATGCGCGCCGTGCCGAGGCGGGGTTGATCATTACAGAGGCGACGATTATTCGCCCCGATGGCCAAGGTTACCCTAATACTCCAGGTATTTTTACTCAGGCCCAAATTGCTGGCTGGCGTAAGGTAACCGATGCGGTGCATGCCAAAGGTGGAAAAATTTTTGTGCAGTTATGGCATACGGGGCGCGTAGCGCATCCACACTTTTTTGGTGGTGGCGATGTGCTCGCCCCATCGGCGCAGAAGATTGAAGGATCAGTCCCCAGAATGCGTGAACTGACCTATGTCACACCAAAACCAGCAACCCTGGAGGATATTCAGGGGCTGGTGCGCGATTATGCCAAGGCGGCTGAAAATGCGATGGAAGCGGGCTTCGATGGGGTTGAAATCCATGGCGCAAACGGCTATTTGATCGACGCTTTCCTACATCACGACAGTAACCGTCGCACCGATGAATACGGCGGTACGCCAGCTAATATGGCGCGCTTTGCCCTCGAAGTCGTTGATGCTGTTATCGCTCAAATTGGTAAAGATAGAACCGGTTTACGTCTGTCTCCCGGCGCTTATTTTAATATGGCCACCGATAGCCGCGACCGTGCTGTGTTTGACTATCTATTACCTGAACTGGAAAAACGCGATATCGCCTTTGTGCATATTGGTATTTTTGATGACAGTATGGAGTTTGATTATTTAGGTGGTCGCGCTTCCAGTTATGTGCGAGCACACTATGGCAAAACCTTAGTGGGTGTGGGCAGTTATAGTGCCCAGAGCGCGAGTGAAGCGATAGCCGCAGATAAGTTTGATTTGATTGCTATCGGTCGCCCCTTTATTGCCAATCCAGACTATGTCGCTCGGGTGCGTGCGAGTGAGGAACTGGTGCCCTACAGCGATGAAATGCTGGCAACATTAGTTTAA
- a CDS encoding DEAD/DEAH box helicase, translated as MSFSSLSLHSQLVNTLAELGYQQPTPIQVEAIPVILAKQDLMAGAQTGTGKTAAFALPILHGLMAAPLAKDAPRYIRALVLVPTRELAVQVQQSFVKYAKGTDIRIGIAYGGVSIDAQVEVFKAGIDVLIATPGRLLDHLRQGALNLNQLNVLVFDEADRMLDMGFMDEIKAVLKQVPAERQTLLFSATLDDAIFSLSKNLLREPKWIEVAKRNTTAAQVEQRVYAIDSDRKTEFVSHLIRSQNWHQVLIFSRTKQGVDKLALQLNKLDIATQAFHGDLSQGAREKVLQDFKQGKIQVLVATDVAARGLDIVELQYVINFELPFIAEDYIHRIGRTGRAGNAGLAITLFSQEDALLLEEVEAVLDKRLPQQWYPGFEPDFNKMAPEPRRNSKAAQKQRAKKRALGGKKR; from the coding sequence ATGTCTTTCAGCTCCCTTTCTTTGCATTCCCAATTAGTGAACACCTTAGCCGAACTCGGCTATCAGCAACCGACACCTATCCAAGTTGAGGCTATTCCTGTGATTTTGGCAAAACAAGATCTGATGGCGGGTGCACAAACGGGGACGGGAAAGACGGCCGCTTTTGCCTTACCGATTTTGCATGGACTGATGGCGGCCCCTTTAGCGAAGGACGCTCCAAGGTATATACGTGCCTTAGTGTTGGTTCCTACGCGGGAGCTTGCGGTTCAAGTTCAGCAAAGCTTTGTTAAATATGCGAAAGGTACCGATATCCGTATTGGGATCGCCTATGGTGGCGTGAGTATTGATGCTCAGGTCGAGGTGTTTAAGGCGGGAATCGATGTGCTGATTGCGACTCCAGGGCGTTTGCTCGACCATCTACGTCAAGGCGCACTCAATCTTAACCAATTGAATGTGTTGGTGTTTGATGAAGCCGACCGCATGCTCGATATGGGCTTTATGGATGAAATTAAGGCGGTACTCAAACAAGTGCCAGCGGAGCGACAAACCCTATTATTTTCAGCCACCTTAGACGATGCCATTTTCTCTTTGAGTAAAAATTTGCTGCGTGAGCCTAAATGGATTGAAGTGGCGAAACGCAATACCACGGCCGCGCAGGTGGAACAGCGGGTTTATGCTATAGATAGCGACCGTAAAACTGAATTCGTAAGTCATTTAATTCGCAGTCAAAATTGGCATCAAGTGCTTATTTTTAGCCGCACTAAACAGGGTGTTGATAAACTCGCCTTGCAACTCAATAAACTTGATATTGCCACCCAAGCATTCCACGGCGATTTGTCTCAGGGGGCGCGGGAAAAAGTACTACAGGATTTTAAACAGGGCAAAATCCAAGTGCTAGTGGCGACCGACGTGGCGGCAAGGGGGCTGGATATTGTTGAATTACAATATGTCATCAACTTTGAACTGCCTTTTATTGCCGAAGATTATATTCATCGTATCGGTCGCACAGGTCGAGCGGGTAATGCAGGTCTGGCCATTACCCTATTTAGTCAAGAAGATGCCTTGTTGCTTGAAGAAGTCGAGGCGGTGCTTGATAAGCGCCTGCCCCAGCAATGGTATCCAGGCTTTGAGCCCGATTTTAATAAAATGGCCCCCGAGCCGAGACGCAACAGTAAAGCCGCCCAAAAACAGCGCGCCAAAAAACGCGCCCTCGGCGGTAAAAAGCGTTAA
- a CDS encoding TIGR02922 family protein, producing the protein MQAQQAIVTVLYYDAPVGLIMHNAVLDGLSVSDSGRVMIPASFRKGKSIIAVLEGECKILNSLGERVFAQANIG; encoded by the coding sequence ATGCAAGCACAACAAGCGATTGTAACCGTTTTGTATTATGATGCACCAGTAGGGCTAATTATGCACAATGCTGTGCTAGATGGTTTGTCTGTTAGCGACTCTGGCCGTGTGATGATCCCAGCCAGTTTCCGTAAGGGAAAATCCATCATAGCTGTCCTAGAAGGTGAGTGTAAGATTTTGAACTCCTTAGGAGAACGAGTCTTTGCCCAGGCGAATATAGGTTAA
- a CDS encoding bifunctional diguanylate cyclase/phosphodiesterase codes for MIDVIIPQPQQDSWLGDLNLVAEMSACHGLIFARNDSGQLSLLLQSIAAADEDIASILAQLNAHHGFKLQQTATPHSKATDISHTQPVDQPSVFHSHQVMVSNAKTQLSPQLVARPLVTDTSLDPFWQPYCRLGSLICLPILWPSGASFGALCLYHSAPHHLTDKSLQLAQLNVNSIQLSLTEILRQHRADEALARGEQSKLQVLDLQTFIDSFEEHIWVKNIDGVYTICNLSVEKAWEMPRSDIVGKTDVELFGKDIADIFLDGDRLAIETGTPIIVAECLDGGEQAKHLWLETLKMPAFTAEGQLAGVIGMTRNISKHKEVEEQLTLATNVFKNSVEGVVVTDRHGNITDVNGAFYEITGYSREELLGQNPRLFNSDRHDKAFFDAMWNALLETGKWSGEIWNRRKNGTIFPQNITISTIYDDVGDIRYFVAVFSDISAQKQSEAQLAHLAYFDPLTHLPNRMKLMMQLKQEVRHAKRLNAQLATVIIDVDLFKHINDSFGHSIGDEMLVELAKRLRSKVRDQDVLSRIGGDEFVALISGIQNDEDATHAINQLRQVFEQPFVVSTGDHLRLTASMGVSLYPNDGTDADTLLRNADAAMYRAKNEGRNDFAFYTESLTKQSLEHLKLQNALYGAIAQDALYLMYQPKLDLSTRKTVGFEALLRWNDPQLGQISPAVFIPVAEKVGLIHDIGLWVLETACRQGVTWLAEGRHFGRIAVNVAGQQLQRSTFVEDVKRVLEKTGLPAKHLELEVTESVMMQNPDLAIRDLKRLGELGIELSVDDFGTGYSSLNYLNKLPIHKLKIDQSFVRDLPFDTNNTAIAKAVIALGHALKLEIIAEGVETEEQADFLRQNLCDQAQGYLFSRPQLPSALEAFIASPE; via the coding sequence ATGATTGATGTGATTATTCCACAACCACAGCAAGACAGTTGGTTAGGTGACTTAAACTTAGTCGCAGAGATGTCTGCATGCCATGGGCTTATCTTCGCCCGTAATGACTCGGGTCAATTGAGCCTATTGTTACAATCGATAGCCGCCGCGGATGAGGATATTGCATCGATACTCGCTCAACTTAATGCCCACCATGGTTTTAAGCTCCAACAAACCGCCACCCCACATAGTAAAGCCACGGATATCTCCCACACTCAGCCTGTCGATCAACCGAGTGTTTTCCATAGTCATCAAGTTATGGTCTCCAATGCCAAAACCCAGCTCTCGCCGCAGTTAGTGGCTAGGCCCTTAGTGACAGACACTTCATTGGATCCGTTTTGGCAACCCTATTGCCGTTTAGGTAGCCTGATTTGCTTGCCGATCCTATGGCCATCGGGGGCCAGTTTTGGCGCCCTGTGTTTGTACCATAGTGCACCCCATCATTTAACGGATAAGTCACTGCAACTTGCCCAGCTTAACGTCAACAGTATTCAGCTCAGTTTAACGGAAATCCTACGTCAACATAGGGCCGATGAAGCATTGGCCCGCGGCGAGCAAAGCAAGTTACAAGTGCTCGATTTACAAACCTTTATCGATAGCTTTGAGGAGCATATTTGGGTCAAGAATATTGATGGGGTTTACACTATCTGTAATCTGAGTGTGGAAAAAGCCTGGGAAATGCCGCGCAGTGACATTGTGGGCAAAACAGATGTTGAATTATTCGGTAAAGATATTGCCGATATTTTCCTCGATGGTGACAGGCTGGCCATTGAAACTGGCACACCTATTATCGTTGCCGAATGTTTAGATGGTGGTGAGCAGGCAAAACACCTCTGGTTAGAAACCCTAAAAATGCCCGCCTTCACCGCAGAGGGTCAGTTAGCGGGCGTGATTGGCATGACGCGCAATATCTCTAAACATAAGGAAGTAGAAGAGCAACTTACACTCGCAACGAATGTGTTTAAAAACTCGGTAGAAGGTGTCGTTGTGACCGATAGACACGGCAATATCACCGATGTGAATGGTGCCTTTTACGAAATAACGGGTTACTCCCGTGAGGAATTGCTTGGGCAAAACCCACGGCTGTTCAATTCTGATCGCCATGATAAAGCGTTTTTCGATGCCATGTGGAATGCCCTGTTAGAGACTGGTAAGTGGAGCGGCGAGATCTGGAATCGCCGTAAGAATGGCACTATCTTCCCGCAAAATATCACTATCAGCACTATCTACGACGATGTGGGTGATATTCGTTATTTTGTGGCGGTGTTTTCAGATATTTCTGCACAAAAGCAGAGTGAAGCCCAGCTTGCCCATTTAGCCTATTTCGATCCCTTGACGCATTTGCCGAATCGAATGAAGTTAATGATGCAGTTAAAACAAGAGGTGAGGCACGCTAAGCGCCTGAATGCACAACTTGCGACTGTGATTATTGATGTCGACTTGTTTAAGCACATTAACGACAGTTTTGGCCATAGCATAGGTGACGAGATGCTGGTGGAGTTAGCGAAGCGACTGCGTAGCAAAGTGCGTGATCAGGATGTGCTATCGCGTATTGGCGGTGATGAGTTTGTCGCATTGATCTCTGGCATTCAAAATGATGAGGATGCCACCCATGCCATCAATCAATTGCGCCAGGTTTTTGAGCAACCTTTTGTGGTGAGCACAGGTGATCACTTAAGGTTGACCGCGAGTATGGGCGTTTCACTCTACCCGAATGATGGAACCGATGCGGACACTCTATTGCGCAATGCGGATGCGGCCATGTATCGGGCAAAGAATGAGGGTCGCAATGATTTTGCCTTCTACACTGAATCTTTGACTAAACAATCCCTCGAGCATTTAAAGCTACAGAACGCCCTCTATGGTGCCATTGCCCAGGACGCTTTGTATTTGATGTACCAGCCAAAACTGGATTTATCAACCCGTAAAACCGTGGGGTTTGAGGCGCTGCTGCGCTGGAATGATCCGCAATTAGGGCAAATATCACCGGCGGTGTTTATTCCCGTAGCCGAAAAGGTTGGCCTTATTCACGATATCGGCCTGTGGGTGCTCGAAACGGCCTGCCGCCAAGGTGTTACTTGGCTGGCCGAAGGCCGGCATTTTGGGCGCATCGCCGTGAACGTCGCGGGCCAGCAATTACAACGCAGCACTTTTGTTGAAGATGTAAAACGGGTATTAGAGAAAACAGGCTTGCCTGCTAAACACTTAGAATTAGAAGTCACTGAAAGCGTGATGATGCAAAATCCTGATCTGGCTATCCGAGATTTAAAACGGCTTGGGGAGCTGGGCATTGAATTGTCAGTGGATGATTTTGGTACAGGCTATTCATCACTGAATTATCTGAATAAGTTACCGATCCATAAGCTTAAAATCGATCAATCCTTTGTGCGTGATCTTCCCTTCGATACCAATAATACTGCCATTGCTAAGGCCGTGATTGCCCTTGGCCACGCCCTAAAATTAGAGATTATTGCCGAAGGGGTTGAAACCGAAGAGCAGGCGGATTTTCTAAGACAAAATCTGTGCGATCAAGCCCAGGGCTATCTCTTTAGTCGGCCCCAGTTACCGAGTGCACTAGAGGCATTTATCGCCAGTCCTGAGTGA
- a CDS encoding response regulator, producing the protein MAIKIVVIDDENQIRRMLRIALTSEGYDVTEAENGQQGLAAVARQQPELVILDLGLPDMEGHQVLQELRGWSDVAVIVLSVRNQDKEKVAALDAGAQDYVTKPFSVEELLARVRAILRDHIKSEKLPILDDGKLQIDLSRRLVKVDNQVVELTPKEYAVLSKLASSPNCVVTQTQLLKEIWGPAHTEDTHYLRIVVSHLRQKLGDSPSEPQYVRTEPGVGYRLYLEL; encoded by the coding sequence GTGGCAATAAAAATAGTGGTTATCGATGATGAGAACCAAATACGCCGTATGCTGCGAATAGCCCTCACCAGTGAAGGTTATGACGTTACCGAAGCAGAAAATGGTCAGCAAGGACTCGCGGCTGTCGCACGCCAGCAACCTGAATTAGTGATTTTGGATTTAGGCTTGCCAGATATGGAAGGCCATCAAGTGCTACAGGAGTTACGGGGATGGTCCGATGTTGCAGTGATTGTGTTGTCGGTTCGCAATCAAGATAAGGAAAAAGTCGCAGCGCTGGATGCAGGTGCGCAGGATTATGTGACAAAGCCCTTTAGCGTGGAAGAGTTACTGGCAAGGGTGCGGGCGATTTTAAGGGATCATATCAAATCTGAAAAATTACCCATTTTGGATGACGGTAAGCTGCAGATTGATTTAAGTCGCAGGCTGGTAAAAGTTGACAACCAAGTTGTCGAACTTACCCCCAAGGAATACGCGGTATTGTCTAAATTAGCGTCGTCACCTAACTGTGTTGTCACTCAGACTCAGTTACTGAAGGAAATTTGGGGCCCGGCTCATACAGAAGACACACATTATCTGAGAATTGTCGTCAGTCACTTAAGACAAAAACTAGGTGACTCCCCCAGCGAGCCCCAATATGTGCGGACTGAACCTGGAGTTGGCTATCGTTTATATCTCGAGCTATAA